A segment of the Dunckerocampus dactyliophorus isolate RoL2022-P2 chromosome 19, RoL_Ddac_1.1, whole genome shotgun sequence genome:
ATGTTGCAAGTTACATCAAGGAGATGTTTAAGATGACAGGCTAATGCAGTAAGTGCTACGTGACAGTAGCCTAAGCCAACCTGGAAGGGTTTCTCCCCCGTGTGGACAAGCTGGTGGCGTTTGAGCTTAGAGCTCTCCACGAAGGCCTTGCCACACTCTGCACAGACGTGCACGCGGGGCCCGTGGGTGTGGAGATGCTTCCTCATGGCCGAGTTGTCCCTGAACATCTTTGTGCAGCCCTGAGGAGAATAACCGCCgtcacacacgcaaacacacgttaaaaaaaaaaacaacaaaaagactgCACAGATGGTGCGCACAAAAATAGACAGTGTGggtgtctttgtgtttttaatttgaaagGCTTCAGGTCTAAGTCCTGAAGTGTACCTGCTCATTTCATTTGGTACACCTGCAAAAGCAAATGAGAGGAACTCTATTTAAAACATCTGGCTTTACAAATACGATAATGCTTggttattattacttatttgtGGTTTGCATGATAACAAGCATGCTGTGAGCACCTTGTGCAAAAGAAGGCAACCAGAACAGTTCTCAGtgtgatacagtatgtgatatGAGCCGATGCAgatattgtgcaggtgtgcggCATCAAATTTACTTTATGAGGACAAGCTATCGTCCGTGGAGCATCGTCTTCTTTGACTTTCCTGGGCTTCATcctgttaaaaagaaaaaaatatacagtatatataatttcAATCCCACCTTCAGACACCATGTCTTTGGTGAACACTCACCTGGCAAATTCAGCCAGTTGCTTGGGGTCGGAAAGGTCAATGCCCGGGATGCCACCAGGGGGCAGTTTCTTCCCAGTCATGTACTCCGAGTAATCTGGGGGGGAATTCTCCCCGACAATCTGCTCCTCCACCACCGACTCGTGGTCGATGTCTTTATTGTCatctaaaaatacattacagaGACTGAACCGAAAACACAATGGCATTTCCCTGAGCGAGCACCTGCGGgaagcagctgcagcagcaacaGTGCACGGGAAAATGACACAACTGTATGTGTGATTATTTCAGAGGTAaagtgaaatttaaaaaaagagggaattttgtaattattaactATGGGACCATGTGAGTGGACTGTCATCACATTCTGTCCATTGAAAGTGTTACAAAAGCAGACAGGAATATCATGCAAAATCTAAAATAACGCAGGTTTTTAGTTTAGGataatttctgtgtttggagtgtTTAGTCGTTGCTGCACATTTTCCCCTGAAGTCAATCAGGTACTCGATTCTTTCAGGGTTACCATCACAGAGCATGAACAATAACTTCCACGTGCGCAACAAGTTGTCAACCGGGTACTCGATTCCCTCGAGTCACCCCCATCACAAATAAGCTCCACCCCTCCCCCGGCGTGTCCCGCATTTAAACACGTGGGTGAGTAAGTGAACAAGTTAACGTACGAGTACCCGTGAATTTTTACCGATtcgttcatgactcgcacaGCTCTACTCTTCACTTCTAGTTCTAACCATCAGAGTGCCCTAAAAATAGCGCCATCCTGGAAAACATTGCATTCCAATAAACGTGCACGCTAATTTTGTGGTTTTCAATGACACTAGTACAGAAATAAACAGTATAAGAGAACAACAACTTGTGTAACTGCCTTAATTTGTTAAACAACGTCGACAGATTTACTGACACCTTGTCAAGGCGCAATAAGGCCAACTGTTAGCTGAGCTGCTAACGGCTAATACAAGATAGCTTGTAGCTAAACTGAACTaaaattggggggaaaaacagaCCCTAATGTGAACGTGTACTCAACAAAATGCTCCGGGAATGTGTCAACGCCACAACGCCGGCGTGTTTCGATctgtaaataacaaaaaaacgacAGTGTGTGCCTCTCTCCCTCCGCTGAGAGCACGGCTGCCGCCGTAACCACCTAACCGCCATCGCCATTTTTCGGGGCCGCCGCCATACTTCTCAGACTCGGGGAATATGGCGGCGCCCAGTAACACTTAAAACATGGCTTCCCgtcaaaacataaacacatttcCGCGCACCGAGCCGAGATTTCACGtcgaaaacaaaacaaaatctcgCTCGGGTTGTCGCTTCTCATGGTGGTTGCAACCGGAACGTTCCAGGAAGTAGTCGGGTGCAGCAAGGACAACGCCCTGGCAATGAGGCCTCATGTAGCCGATATGTGACAGCCGCAGCTGGGCTAACGCTACTCACCCGACGCCCACATCGTCACCGAGAATTCCCCCTCCAGTGTCTTTATCTGCACCTGCTTCTGTTCCCATTTCCTCGCTCCGGCCTCCGAGCCACTCAAATAGCTCTTTTTGCCCGCTTTCTTCCCACCGCCTCCCCGCTTCACTCTACCCACGGAGCTCTTCCCAGCAACAGTCACCAAAGTCTGCTCGATGTACTCGTCCTCCACCCCGGGGGCCGGCACCGGGATGAGGATCTGGTCTTCGAATCCCCCGCCGCCGTCATCCGTGTGCAGATCGCAATCATCCCCGCCGACCACCTCCTCCCGGGTCTGAACCAGGATCACCTCCGGGTGGTGATGGTGGATAGAGCTGTGGTTGTCCAGCGGCTGAAGCGCAATCATGGGCTGTTCATCGTCGtcttcgtcctcctcctcctcctcatcatcatcgtcgtcgtcgtcgtcgtcgtcgtcgccGCCGACCACCGTGGTCTCAATGGTCTCCACCGGTATGGTCTCCACCTCTATCTCGTGGAGCTCCACGATCTCGGCCGGCATCTCCGAGCCGTCTGTCGCTATGTACAGCGTATCTCCGGATGCCATGTTGAAGTCCGCCAGCTTGCCTGTCTCATTCACGCCGTGTTTGTGATACTGTTTTGGTGGGGATTAAGCACCCACCACGTTTGCTCTCACACGCCCCCCAGCTCGGCTCTTGCTTCTGCCCGCCTGCGATGCCTCTTCTTCGGCACCAACTATCGCCACTCTCCAGTCCCACACCAGATCTCGTCGCCACTTTGCGCCCTCGTAGGGAAACATCGCGAGGCTTGAGCGAGACGCGAATACCAAAGGCGGAAGATTCTTGTTTCAacgtttcttgtttttgttgttgtttgtttaatgtacacacaattcaagaaataaatacCCAATTACCACTGTAAATTGCTGAAACACTATgtttaacaactttttttttatgtcgtaGCAAACGTTTGGCATGGGTGTTTTAATTGCTCTTTCCTGTATCTGGCACCCATATCCAAAAATAGCCCATAACTGACTGCATTGGAACTCATACATattcatacaaatatattttttaaatattaaaaacacacacacacacacacacattaaatgaaacagtgagGCTTAATTATCCAAGACGTTGTTCACAGTTTTATTTGAATTAATTTCAAAGTCAGTgcgttttcttttttcccctctccaCTGTCCAACAAGGAAGCACTTTGTCATAAAGATAATAAAATGAACAATACTGGCAGccaataaacattaaaaaaaatgattattaacAACATGACCACAAATACTCCCATGTGTtatttattcttcttcttcttattattattattctgttcAAAAGTTTGCAATGTTCCCCCACTGTTTGTCGTTGGTCAAAGCTGCATTGCTGTGTTGGCCATAAAGATTAATatctaataaaaatataaaacaaatacaggTCAGATGATGAGAAACATTTGGTTGTACAGTTCATAAGTGAATAATATAAAACTGAACGAATTACAAATATGTGCAATAATAGTTTTATCTTTACTATCATATTCTCCTCATTGTTACTGATGACGTTTCCTCTAGGAATACATCAATAATGAGAAATATGAAAGTAAGGGTAATAAGAATGAgagtaaacatgtaaaaatgtgaaataatccTTTGAAAAGCATAAAACAATCCAAATATATAGAATCTTCTAGTGTTCTTTCAGCCAAACAGAGACAGAGGAACAAAGTGGGCAACAAAGagacagaaatgtaaaaattgtatagcgtcccttcacacacacacacacacacacacacacacacacacacacggctccCTGGAGAAGCACAAAGTCAATGTCACACACACTTGTCACTCACAAGTGTCACAGCAACATGGCGGCGCCTCAACACCACAGTGAATGTCACAGTTTGAGCCtgacttctcctcctcctcgtcctccttctGCTTAAAGAGGCGCGTGTTTCTGGAAGATTATGTCGTGCTAACTCGACTGAGTTCATGTCTAATGGCTACGGAGGAGGGAGAGAACACAAAGACAAGAGAGTCAGGCTTGTAATGACAACATGACAAATGATTTATGACTTAGAGTggctgagatgtgttttctgcaagaAAACCGTgtattttcagagaataaatggataaatacattcattacaaaaagttacttttttggaccaaaaatctgccAATGCTGATTGTTTTTTAATACAACCAAACACGTGTGACTGTACACTGTGCTCCATAGTATGTGTTTGTGGTTAGAAGCTAATGCTTATAGTGCCCTCCAGTGTCCACCAGCGTGCATTGCAACATCAAACTGGTTCCCATTCAAGTTAAATCTTAAACAGATAAAATGTAAACTTACCATCAATTATTTCTTCCTTCACTTTGTGCAACTCACGGAACACTTCTTCCAAGATTTCCTAAGGGAACAAGAATCATTTTGGATTTATTCTCTTGGCCAGAGcctttacaaaaacacaatccTTCCCACCTGTTTCATTCTATCCATGTCTAGCGAGTCTGTGTCGTTGGCACTCCCCGCTGGTCGTATCCTGCATTATCATAGGAAAAATACCAACCATCATAATTAGACATgcatatctttttttaaaaaaactgaaaCCGATAACTTTGTACTTCTGAAATCTACTTTTAAAATTttcatttaactgtagtttgtgcacactcgGAGGAAAGAAAGATTCAAAAGACTCCGGTGGTCAGAAGAACCGGAGTATAGAGCGgcaggagccacctggcgtggcccagcaaggtgcactgtattctgGCACACGCAGCCGGTGCGCTGCCAAGGagatctctggcaaaccttttgcacttttcaaatgctgccgcgctggcatttcaggtggctgctaaggttgttttgtgtgctccatggggtttttccccctcatcgcagagcatttggtacaactagcatccgaaacgtcttcctcggaaagtaaatgtttgtttacaagtgaacaACAGCCTGTTGTGAACAACAACAGGCcgtttaacatcacaggcaggaaaaaaaggagcgcttgatttttCCACCCGCACCCCATTGGAACGTTTTTTTAatatcggttatctgagctatttttaatgttatcggatttctCGGTATGGCGtgataattccctcatatcagcccgatgattatcgtgcacccctaataataataacaataatgcacTTGTGTGATATTGTGGTGCACAGTAAGACGTGTGGTGCTCTTACCTTGCAGCCATGGACCTGTCCACGGAGTTGGCTCGGTCCCAGGGCTTTTTAGCACCATCTTGGCGACATTGGCAAGTGTTTGgcacaaataaaaaacagcatacATTATGCATTTATATGACCACGTGTGGTTTATACACAGATATGCAGGAACTACACAGTCTCCAGTGGTGTGTAAATAAACGTAACGATGGAGAACGATGCTGTAGACCACAAAAAACAATATGAACGGAAAAATGTTAGCCCACCTGTGGAGTTGTGACTCCCCCTGGTGTTGGGCGATGAAGAATTTGGGTCATCCTAAAGGAAGACACGGCATGACAGTGTTTTCTCCCCACTTGCACGGTGACGGTGGTTATTATATGAGGTGGGAGGTGCACACTCACATTTTGGTTGTCTTCCGGCTTCTCTGACGCTGCTTTTCTTCTGGGAGCAAGAAAAGGCGCCATGTTAGATATCCAAATCAGTAAAATGACTTCCAAGGCTACGTGTAACTCTTTCTTAGCACGTGTTCCTGCTCCTCACATCTTATTTTGTACTGTCATTGGTGAAGTCATCTTTCTCACTAACCCTCATTTTGGAAGTGCTGATTTATTTCCTATTATATCAGTAAATACATGTCCTATCTCTATATTTTACTGCAtatctttcatttatttattttcatttacctCAGAAACACACAATGTTTTGCTATAAATGATCAAGTCATTTTAGTTAAGTTAATTATATACAATACACAGTATGTGCTTGCATAGGTCGTATTtattcattacatttttgtaattaatgTCCCTCAGAGAAACGCAATATTTTGCTATAATTACATCGTCatataattgtaattttatttaattgttttacatattatacattatgtgtttgtttaggttttatttatgaatgtaaaaatatatttctttaataaaCAAAGACACAATATTTTGCTATAACCTCTTACAAATAATTGTAATGAAATGTTATTGTTACACATTACACAGTATGTTTGAATAGGtatcatttatacatttttaaaaaatatatttggttaATTTTCCTCACTAAGATGCAGTATATCACCTTGACTTGACAAATCATTTTAGTTTCATTTTCTTGCCATACGTTACACAGATGCCTTTGCATTAGTCTTATTTATTCATCGTAAAaaatcattgattcattgacctcacaaaaacacaatgttttGCTATAAACATCCcatttttatcttatttttgcgtcatacatttacagtatgtcttttttCACA
Coding sequences within it:
- the yy1b gene encoding transcriptional repressor protein YY1b isoform X2; translation: MASGDTLYIATDGSEMPAEIVELHEIEVETIPVETIETTVVGGDDDDDDDDDDDEEEEEDEDDDEQPMIALQPLDNHSSIHHHHPEVILVQTREEVVGGDDCDLHTDDGGGGFEDQILIPVPAPGVEDEYIEQTLVTVAGKSSVGRVKRGGGGKKAGKKSYLSGSEAGARKWEQKQVQIKTLEGEFSVTMWASDIDHESVVEEQIVGENSPPDYSEYMTGKKLPPGGIPGIDLSDPKQLAEFARMKPRKVKEDDAPRTIACPHKGCTKMFRDNSAMRKHLHTHGPRVHVCAECGKAFVESSKLKRHQLVHTGEKPFQCTFEGCGKRFSLDFNLRTHVRIHTGDRPYVCPFDGCNKKFAQSTNLKSHILTHAKAKNNQ
- the yy1b gene encoding transcriptional repressor protein YY1b isoform X1, whose amino-acid sequence is MASGDTLYIATDGSEMPAEIVELHEIEVETIPVETIETTVVGGDDDDDDDDDDDEEEEEDEDDDEQPMIALQPLDNHSSIHHHHPEVILVQTREEVVGGDDCDLHTDDGGGGFEDQILIPVPAPGVEDEYIEQTLVTVAGKSSVGRVKRGGGGKKAGKKSYLSGSEAGARKWEQKQVQIKTLEGEFSVTMWASDDNKDIDHESVVEEQIVGENSPPDYSEYMTGKKLPPGGIPGIDLSDPKQLAEFARMKPRKVKEDDAPRTIACPHKGCTKMFRDNSAMRKHLHTHGPRVHVCAECGKAFVESSKLKRHQLVHTGEKPFQCTFEGCGKRFSLDFNLRTHVRIHTGDRPYVCPFDGCNKKFAQSTNLKSHILTHAKAKNNQ